In Nicotiana tabacum cultivar K326 chromosome 21, ASM71507v2, whole genome shotgun sequence, one DNA window encodes the following:
- the LOC107801911 gene encoding uncharacterized protein LOC107801911 has product MECAKASPAVRKGNKKQVKDELDRIKQAEKKKRRLEKALATSAAIRSELEKKKQKKKEEQQKLDEEGAAIAEAVALHVLVGEDSDDSCKLLLEKDEESNPWDIGSNFDFFMGGYRAMLPHQELPKYSVEGTQWVSGPNRYGCMCEQENTTWMVSSVPWAGNGHHQWFDVGNWEFARLSAGLLAAQAVSSLQIAEDALMDSYVFSRMLRE; this is encoded by the coding sequence ATGGAATGTGCTAAAGCTTCACCTGCTGTTAGAAAAGGGAACAAGAAGCAAGTAAAGGATGAGTTGGATCGGATTAAACAggctgaaaaaaaaaagaggcgcTTAGAGAAAGCCTTGGCTACTTCAGCTGCCATCCGCTCCGAATTagaaaagaagaaacagaaaaagaaagaagaacagCAAAAGCTTGATGAAGAGGGTGCTGCAATCGCTGAGGCAGTTGCTCTGCATGTCCTAGTAGGTGAGGACTCAGATGATTCATGTAAGCTTTTgctggagaaggatgaagaatcaAACCCATGGGATATTGGTagcaattttgatttttttatggGCGGATATAGAGCCATGCTTCCTCATCAAGAACTCCCAAAATATTCAGTTGAAGGAACACAGTGGGTGTCTGGTCCCAACAGGTATGGATGCATGTGTGAGCAGGAAAATACCACGTGGATGGTCTCTTCTGTACCTTGGGCAGGGAATGGTCACCATCAATGGTTTGATGTGGGGAATTGGGAGTTTGCCAGACTTTCTGCTGGACTTCTTGCAGCACAAGCTGTCTCATCACTTCAGATTGCAGAAGATGCTCTAATGGACTCATATGTCTTCAGTCGGATGCTGAGAGAGTGA